In candidate division KSB1 bacterium, the following proteins share a genomic window:
- a CDS encoding NAD(P)-dependent oxidoreductase yields MSLHPTRLNAEQLAQNFADLAPRYTHNEALLEAARCLFCYDAPCTRACPTGIEVPKFIRQILERHVAGAGHTILSANIFGGTCARACPTAVLCEGACVLNQLNDKPIQIGRLQRYATDYVMERRLHFFTAGQPLGKKVAVIGAGPAGLSCAHELVKLGIQAVVYEASEYAGGLNTSGIAAYKVNTEFALAEVEYVRQIGIPIHFNTPVGRDLPVSRLLQEYDAVFLGVGLGKTASLGIEGEDLSGSFEALDFIMSTRLRRLEECVVGENVVVIGAGNTAIDVATAARRLGAEQVTIVYRRGEAEMPAFAYEYELAKSDGVQFRWHTLPRRIVGANGQVTGVECVKVQPGAKGERLQEIPGTLHTLACDMVVAALGQDALYDLYRTIPNLEMAGKRVVVDSATGATSVPGLFAGGDCVNGGREVVDAVQMGKIAAHGILQYLNSRQPAH; encoded by the coding sequence ATGAGCCTGCACCCCACGCGCTTGAATGCAGAACAACTCGCGCAAAACTTTGCCGATCTCGCGCCCCGCTACACACACAATGAAGCCCTGTTGGAAGCCGCGCGCTGCCTGTTTTGCTACGATGCGCCCTGCACGCGCGCCTGCCCCACCGGCATCGAGGTGCCGAAATTCATCCGCCAGATTCTCGAACGCCACGTGGCCGGCGCGGGTCACACAATTCTGTCGGCGAATATTTTCGGCGGCACCTGCGCGCGCGCCTGCCCGACCGCGGTGCTGTGCGAGGGCGCTTGTGTGCTGAACCAGCTCAATGACAAACCGATTCAAATCGGGCGGTTGCAGCGCTATGCCACCGATTATGTGATGGAGCGCAGGCTGCACTTCTTCACCGCCGGCCAGCCACTCGGCAAAAAGGTCGCGGTGATCGGTGCCGGGCCGGCAGGTTTGTCCTGCGCCCACGAGCTGGTCAAACTCGGCATCCAAGCCGTGGTTTATGAGGCCAGTGAATACGCCGGCGGCCTCAACACCAGCGGAATTGCCGCCTACAAGGTCAACACCGAGTTTGCACTCGCCGAAGTCGAGTATGTGCGGCAGATCGGCATTCCCATTCATTTCAACACGCCGGTGGGCAGGGATTTGCCGGTGAGCCGGTTGCTGCAGGAATACGATGCCGTGTTTCTGGGCGTGGGACTGGGCAAAACCGCCAGCCTGGGGATCGAAGGCGAAGACCTGAGCGGTTCGTTTGAAGCATTGGATTTCATCATGTCGACACGCTTGCGCCGTCTCGAGGAGTGTGTGGTGGGAGAAAACGTGGTGGTGATCGGCGCGGGCAACACCGCGATTGACGTGGCCACGGCCGCCCGCCGGCTGGGTGCGGAGCAGGTCACGATCGTTTATCGTCGCGGCGAGGCGGAAATGCCGGCCTTTGCCTACGAATACGAGCTGGCAAAATCCGACGGGGTGCAGTTCCGCTGGCATACGCTGCCCAGGCGCATCGTGGGCGCGAATGGCCAAGTGACCGGGGTGGAGTGCGTCAAGGTTCAACCCGGTGCCAAAGGAGAACGCCTGCAGGAAATCCCCGGCACGCTGCACACCCTTGCCTGCGACATGGTTGTGGCGGCGCTCGGTCAGGATGCGCTTTACGACCTCTACCGCACGATCCCCAATCTTGAAATGGCGGGCAAGCGTGTGGTTGTGGATTCCGCCACGGGCGCGACTTCGGTGCCGGGCTTGTTCGCCGGCGGCGACTGTGTCAACGGCGGCAGAGAGGTGGTGGATGCCGTGCAGATGGGCAAGATTGCCGCCCATGGCATCCTGCAGTATCTGAATTCCCGGCAGCCGGCGCACTGA
- the preA gene encoding NAD-dependent dihydropyrimidine dehydrogenase subunit PreA, whose amino-acid sequence MPDLSIEFCGIKSPNPFWLASAPPTNSAYQVARAFDAGWGGAVWKTIGEPIVNVSSRYSAVHYANQRVMGLNNIELITDRPLADNLREIADIKKRYPNHALLVSLMVESKREAWHDIVKRTEDTGCDGLELNFGCPHGMSERGMGSAVGQVPEYACQITEWVKEVATTPVMVKLTPNVTDIRYIARAAVRGGADALSLINTINSITGIDLDTFVPRPAVRGQSSHGGYCGPAVKPIALNMVHQVAADEQAPRRVPLSGIGGIQSWSDAVEFMLLGATSVQVCTAVMHYGFRIVAGMIEGMANWMREKGFTSTRDFIGKSLPRVTDWGNLDLNYAITAQIDQRLCIHCGLCYIACEDGCHQSIRMEKRNGTNHYEVIADKCVGCNMCMLVCPVEGCITMQERSGDKPVMSWNQYQKLLAEGRIAPIAPPAHV is encoded by the coding sequence ATGCCTGATCTTTCCATTGAGTTCTGCGGCATCAAATCGCCCAATCCGTTTTGGCTGGCCTCGGCGCCGCCCACCAACAGCGCCTATCAAGTGGCGCGTGCCTTCGACGCGGGCTGGGGCGGCGCGGTGTGGAAAACCATCGGCGAGCCCATCGTCAACGTCAGCAGCCGCTATTCCGCAGTGCATTACGCCAACCAGCGGGTGATGGGGCTGAACAACATCGAGCTGATCACCGACCGGCCGCTGGCAGACAATCTGCGCGAGATTGCAGACATCAAGAAGCGCTATCCCAACCATGCCCTGCTGGTGTCGCTCATGGTGGAGTCGAAACGCGAGGCCTGGCATGACATCGTCAAGCGCACCGAGGACACGGGTTGCGACGGGTTGGAACTCAATTTCGGCTGCCCGCATGGCATGAGTGAGCGCGGCATGGGCTCGGCCGTCGGGCAGGTGCCGGAATATGCCTGTCAAATCACCGAATGGGTGAAGGAGGTGGCGACCACGCCGGTGATGGTCAAACTCACCCCCAATGTCACGGACATCCGCTACATCGCGCGCGCTGCGGTGCGCGGCGGCGCCGATGCCCTGTCGCTGATCAACACCATCAATTCCATCACCGGCATCGATCTCGACACCTTCGTGCCGCGGCCGGCGGTGCGCGGACAGTCCTCGCACGGCGGCTATTGCGGCCCGGCAGTGAAACCGATCGCGCTCAACATGGTGCATCAGGTCGCCGCCGATGAGCAGGCGCCGCGACGCGTGCCGCTCAGCGGCATCGGCGGCATTCAGAGCTGGAGTGACGCGGTGGAATTCATGCTGCTGGGCGCCACCAGCGTGCAGGTCTGCACCGCGGTGATGCACTACGGCTTTCGCATCGTCGCGGGCATGATCGAGGGCATGGCAAACTGGATGCGGGAGAAAGGTTTCACCAGCACGCGGGATTTCATCGGCAAGTCGCTGCCCCGCGTCACCGACTGGGGCAATCTCGATCTCAATTACGCCATCACGGCGCAGATCGATCAGCGCCTCTGCATTCATTGCGGGTTGTGCTACATCGCCTGTGAAGACGGCTGCCATCAAAGCATTCGCATGGAAAAGCGCAATGGCACGAACCATTATGAAGTGATCGCGGACAAATGTGTGGGCTGCAACATGTGCATGCTCGTTTGTCCGGTCGAGGGCTGTATCACCATGCAGGAGCGCAGTGGCGACAAACCCGTGATGTCGTGGAATCAGTATCAAAAACTGCTGGCCGAGGGCCGGATTGCGCCGATCGCGCCGCCGGCACATGTGTGA
- a CDS encoding Uma2 family endonuclease translates to MAETDVHRRLMLDLLHALEEHFREQPRVYVSGNIFLYYLDEKGIRRSVSPDILVVFGIEKKERRIYKLEAEGKAPDVVIELTSDETKVNDLGDKRYIYATLGVREYFIFDPLQETMRPPLRGFRLEQGDYVPLMGSRINSEVLGLELRVEQNTLRLYDRKTGKRLLTPTEAEAARREAEARAEHEARERRAAEGELARLREELKKLRGE, encoded by the coding sequence ATGGCTGAGACCGATGTGCATCGCCGCCTCATGCTGGACTTGCTCCATGCCCTCGAAGAGCATTTCCGCGAGCAGCCGCGGGTTTATGTCAGCGGCAACATTTTTCTCTACTATCTCGATGAAAAGGGCATCCGGCGAAGCGTTTCGCCCGACATTCTCGTCGTGTTTGGCATCGAAAAAAAAGAGCGCCGCATCTACAAACTGGAGGCGGAGGGCAAGGCGCCGGATGTCGTGATCGAACTGACCTCGGATGAAACCAAGGTCAATGATCTCGGCGACAAGCGTTACATCTATGCCACGCTCGGCGTGCGCGAATATTTCATCTTCGATCCCCTGCAGGAAACCATGCGGCCGCCCCTGCGCGGTTTTCGCCTGGAACAGGGCGACTATGTGCCGTTGATGGGAAGCCGGATCAACAGCGAGGTGCTGGGTTTGGAATTGCGCGTCGAGCAGAATACTTTGCGGCTGTACGACCGCAAAACCGGCAAGCGCTTGCTGACCCCCACGGAGGCGGAAGCCGCACGCCGTGAAGCGGAGGCCCGTGCGGAACACGAAGCCCGTGAACGTCGCGCGGCGGAAGGGGAATTGGCGCGTCTGCGCGAGGAACTAAAAAAACTGCGTGGCGAATGA
- a CDS encoding DinB family protein encodes MNRSKIAMTLEVLQACEQPLLLVLQDIPLEQLRWKPAAESRSLGEICRHLVRVNAWFLRRLGIEPWVADVPTGGAEELAAGLQQSHRQVREVVAACENDDELLRERVSLDGKDREKPGVAALHIAQHDLYHLAQIVYLRRAQDRSWPAPLKEWEAATHVIGDSLLGVK; translated from the coding sequence ATGAATCGCAGCAAAATCGCAATGACATTGGAGGTCCTGCAGGCTTGTGAGCAACCGCTGCTGCTGGTGTTGCAGGACATTCCGCTCGAGCAACTGCGTTGGAAGCCGGCCGCTGAATCGCGCAGCCTCGGTGAGATTTGCCGCCATCTCGTGCGGGTGAATGCCTGGTTTCTCCGGCGCCTGGGGATTGAACCATGGGTGGCTGACGTTCCAACCGGAGGTGCGGAGGAACTGGCGGCAGGCCTGCAGCAAAGCCACCGCCAGGTTCGCGAGGTCGTCGCGGCCTGTGAGAACGATGATGAACTGCTGCGCGAGCGTGTTTCGCTGGACGGCAAAGATCGCGAGAAGCCGGGCGTGGCCGCGCTGCACATCGCCCAGCATGATTTGTATCATCTCGCGCAGATCGTCTATCTGCGGCGGGCGCAGGATCGCAGTTGGCCGGCGCCGCTCAAAGAATGGGAGGCGGCCACGCACGTGATCGGCGATTCTTTGCTGGGGGTGAAATGA